Proteins co-encoded in one Centropristis striata isolate RG_2023a ecotype Rhode Island chromosome 24, C.striata_1.0, whole genome shotgun sequence genomic window:
- the LOC131962866 gene encoding LOW QUALITY PROTEIN: male-specific lethal 3 homolog (The sequence of the model RefSeq protein was modified relative to this genomic sequence to represent the inferred CDS: deleted 1 base in 1 codon), which translates to MNSRGIKYQFHKGERVLCFEPDPTKAKVLYDAKVLDVLISTDEHGRRIPKYLIHFNGWNRSWDRWAAEDHVLRDTEENRKLQHKLARKALGRMKRRVWAKRRRRQSGTKSSLKTLPKEDDSDDPCLISSSESSDGDDSDPESSNSGDSTFSEDINKMRVEPDINVKRECEEKIVHVDINIPDALKKKLEDDCFYINKRKKLVMVPCQTNVVHILESYVKHFAINKAFMANERYRRQQNTTQNSSPQPVPPEKSEELCKEMVDGLRITFDFTLPMILLYPCEQAQFKKVSSSRLFLAANESSPCSSNAQRERSPSPPGHNPPTPQSTDSQPALSDISATTPTAPAPTPKRRRHPDMDCISFQSQSLRRSTRNTSGGDRPAEGSSGGGGSATASPQLKRRWVDPSSSQPKFFLNLDRKTPVHSGSSSPLPLTPSKERSGPFYGLESRRNNELNEVLSWKLTPDNYPLHDQPPPPSYLYGAQHLLRLFVKLPEILGKMQIPERNLRALVKHLELFLRFLAEFHEDFFPESAYVSASEAHYSMKQPRPIY; encoded by the exons ATGAATTCGCGGGGAATTAAATATCAATTTCACAAAGGAGAGCGAGTCCTGTGCTTCGAGCCCGACCCCACCAAGGCTAAAGTCCTGTATGACGCTAAG GTCCTTGATGTCCTGATTAGTACAGATGAACATGGAAGAAGAATCCCAAAGTACCTGATTCACTTCAACGGTTGGAACAGAAG CTGGGATCGTTGGGCTGCAGAGGATCATGTCCTAAGGGACACTGAGGAAAACCGTAAATTGCAACATAAACTGGCTCGCAAAGCTCTAGGTCGCAT GAAGAGAAGGGTATGGGCCAAGCGGCGGCGTCGTCAGTCTGGTACTAAATCCTCTCTGAAGACTCTCCCGAAGGAGGACGACAGTGATGACCCAT GTTTGATTTCATCTTCAGAGAGTAGTGACGGGGACGACTCGGACCCTGAATCTTCAAATAGTGGCGACAGCACTTTCTCTGAGGATATCAACAAAATG AGAGTGGAGCCGGACATTAATGTTAAAAGGGAATGTGAGGAGAAGATCGTCCACGTTGACATCAACATCCCAGACGCTCTGAAGAAGAAACTGGAGGACGACTGCTTCTACATCAACAAGAGGAAGAAG CTGGTGATGGTTCCCTGTCAGACCAACGTGGTTCACATCCTGGAGTCCTACGTCAAACACTTTGCCATCAACAAAGCTTTCATGGCCAACGAGAGATACAGACGCCAACAGAACACCACGCAGAACAGCAGCCCCCAGCCGGTTCCTCCGGAGAAGAG CGAGGAGTTGTGTAAGGAGATGGTGGACGGCCTGAGGATCACGTTTGACTTCACATTACCCATGATCCTCCTCTACCCCTGTGAACAAGCCCAGTTCAAGAAGGTCAGCTCCTCCAGACTCTTCCTGGCCGCCAACGAAAGCTCCCCCTGCTCCAGCAA CGCCCAGAGAGAACGCAGCCCGAGTCCCCCGGGTcacaacccccccaccccccagtcCACCGACAGCCAACCGGCTCTGAGTGACATATCTGCCACCACGCCCACGGCC CCCGCCCCCACCCCCAAGCGCCGCCGCCACCCCGACATGGACTGTATCTCCTTCCAGTCCCAGTCGCTGAGACGCTCCACCAGGAACACGTCCGGAGGGGACCGGCCCGCCGAGGGCAGCAGTGGAG GTGGAGGCAGCGCCACGGCGTCCCCGCAGCTCAAACGGCGCTGGGTGGACCCGTCTTCATCCCAGCCCAAGTTCTTCCTCAACCTCGACAGAA AAACCCCGGTGCACAGCGGCTCCTCGTCCCCGTTGCCCTTGACGCCAAGCAAAGAGCGAAGTGGTCCTTTCTACGGCCTCGAGAGCCGCAGAAACAATGAGCTTAATGAG GTGTTGAGCTGGAAACTGACCCCTGATAACTACCCTCTGCACGACCAGCCGCCCCCTCCCTCCTACCTGTACGGGGCTCAGCACCTCCTGCGCCTGTTTG TGAAGCTTCCTGAGATCCTGGGGAAGATGCAGATCCCCGAGAGGAACCTCCGAGCGCTGGTCAAGCACCTGGAACTCTTCCTCAG gtTTCTGGCAGAATTCCACGAGGACTTTTTCCCCGAGTCCGCCTATGTGTCGGCGTCGGAGGCCCACTACAGCATGAAACAGCCCCGGCCAATTTACTGA